One window of the Pseudomonas lurida genome contains the following:
- a CDS encoding microcin C ABC transporter permease YejB produces the protein MFAYIVRRLLLIIPTLVIILLVNFVIVQAAPGGPVEQAIAHLQGIGGGGVGGSSGEGISGGSRASRGLDPKLIADIEKQYGFDKPAPERLWLMLKSYAQLDFGNSFFRGKTVIDLILEKMPVTISLGLWATLITYLVSIPLGIRKAVRHGSSFDVWSSTAIVIGYAMPAFLFAMFLIVVFAGGTSLNWFPVRGLVSENFDELSTVGKIADYFWHLVLPVTSLVIGGFATLTILTKNSFLNEITRQYVVTARAKGLSERRVLYGHVFRNAMLLVISGIPQAFIAVFFAGSLLIEVIFSLDGLGRMSYEAAVSRDYPVVFGSLFIFTLFGLLIKLIGDLCYTLVDPRIDFAARNA, from the coding sequence ATGTTTGCCTATATCGTGCGGCGCCTGCTGCTGATCATCCCGACGCTGGTGATCATCTTGCTGGTGAATTTCGTGATCGTGCAGGCCGCCCCCGGCGGCCCGGTGGAACAAGCCATCGCCCACCTGCAAGGGATTGGCGGCGGTGGCGTTGGCGGCTCATCCGGCGAGGGCATCAGCGGCGGTTCCCGCGCCAGCCGTGGCCTGGACCCGAAGCTGATTGCCGACATCGAAAAGCAGTACGGCTTCGACAAGCCCGCGCCGGAACGCCTGTGGCTGATGCTCAAGAGTTACGCCCAGCTGGACTTCGGCAACAGCTTCTTTCGTGGCAAGACGGTGATCGACCTGATCCTCGAAAAAATGCCGGTGACCATTTCCCTCGGCCTGTGGGCCACGCTGATCACCTACCTGGTGTCGATCCCCTTGGGGATTCGCAAGGCGGTGCGCCATGGCAGCAGCTTCGACGTATGGAGCAGCACCGCGATCGTCATCGGCTATGCCATGCCGGCGTTCCTGTTCGCGATGTTCCTGATCGTGGTCTTTGCCGGCGGCACGTCACTGAACTGGTTCCCGGTACGCGGGCTGGTGTCGGAGAACTTCGACGAGTTGAGCACCGTGGGCAAGATCGCCGACTATTTCTGGCACTTGGTACTGCCGGTCACCTCGCTGGTCATCGGCGGCTTTGCCACGCTGACCATCCTGACCAAGAACTCGTTCCTCAATGAAATCACGCGCCAGTACGTGGTGACCGCGCGCGCCAAGGGTTTGAGCGAACGACGCGTGCTGTACGGGCATGTGTTCCGCAATGCCATGTTGCTGGTGATCTCGGGCATTCCCCAGGCGTTCATCGCCGTATTCTTTGCCGGCTCCCTGCTGATCGAGGTGATCTTCTCCCTCGATGGCCTGGGCCGCATGAGCTACGAAGCAGCGGTGTCCCGCGATTATCCGGTGGTGTTCGGCTCGCTGTTTATCTTCACGCTGTTCGGCCTCCTGATAAAACTCATCGGTGACCTCTGCTACACCCTGGTGGACCCGCGTATCGACTTTGCCGCGAGGAACGCCTGA
- a CDS encoding extracellular solute-binding protein, producing the protein MRLAFSYMLSSTLALLLASSAVIAAPQPYLTVYGEPAKYPAGFTHFDYANPNAPKGGSLRRSAIEIGRFDHVLPYIDKGIGVSQVDGWLYAPLAQRSLDEPYTVYGLVAEKMERADDGLSLRFFLNPKARFADGKPITAEDVRYSFDLLMTQGSLRFRTLFADVKHVEVESERQVRFDFSSNENRTLPLDIATLPVFPEHWWKTRDFANGGGYEAPLGSGPYKVSKIDSGSTITFTRDPNWWGKDLPVSRGLYNFDHLSLEYFGDTEVARQVLRGGAYDFNREFSATGYSIGYNGPALDDGRLQRAHLAKEMPQPAQGYVFNVQKPMFKDRRVRQALAMLWDFEWANRQMMRNMYIRQQSFFSNSPLAASQPPTQEELAILEPLRGQVPDEVFTQVFKAPVTDGSGMIRDKQLQALALLEEAGWKPEGDKLVNAEGEPLEFTFLNAQSGMERLLLPYKRNLAQIGITLNIRRIDSSQYVNRVMARDYDMIVTGFPVTTSPGMELYNYFGSAAAFDPGANNYMVLKDPAVDSLIKGLVKADTQAQMLTYAHALDRVLQWNYLWIPNYYPPGTSAAWWNRFGRPAIEAKNDEALETWWEISPTPLTNEQMNAELKKRGGAR; encoded by the coding sequence ATGCGATTGGCTTTTTCCTACATGCTGAGCTCGACCCTGGCCCTACTGCTGGCCAGCTCCGCCGTGATCGCGGCGCCCCAACCGTACCTGACGGTGTACGGCGAACCGGCCAAGTACCCCGCCGGCTTTACCCATTTCGACTACGCCAACCCCAATGCCCCAAAGGGCGGCAGCCTGCGCCGCTCGGCCATCGAGATCGGGCGCTTTGACCATGTGTTGCCCTATATCGACAAAGGCATCGGCGTTTCCCAGGTCGACGGCTGGCTCTATGCGCCCCTGGCCCAGCGTTCCCTGGACGAGCCCTACACGGTCTACGGCCTGGTCGCCGAGAAGATGGAACGCGCCGACGATGGCCTGTCGTTGCGGTTCTTCCTCAACCCCAAGGCACGCTTCGCCGATGGCAAGCCGATCACCGCCGAAGACGTGCGCTATAGCTTCGACCTGTTGATGACCCAAGGCAGCCTGCGCTTTCGCACCCTGTTCGCCGACGTCAAGCACGTCGAAGTCGAAAGCGAGCGCCAGGTGCGCTTCGACTTCTCCAGCAATGAAAACCGCACGCTGCCCCTGGATATTGCCACCCTGCCGGTGTTCCCCGAGCATTGGTGGAAAACCCGCGACTTCGCCAACGGCGGCGGGTATGAAGCGCCACTGGGCAGCGGCCCGTACAAGGTCAGTAAGATCGACTCCGGCAGCACCATCACCTTTACCCGCGACCCGAACTGGTGGGGCAAGGACTTGCCGGTCAGCCGTGGCCTGTACAACTTCGATCACCTGAGCCTGGAATACTTCGGCGACACCGAAGTGGCCCGCCAGGTATTGCGCGGCGGCGCCTACGATTTCAACCGCGAATTTTCCGCCACTGGGTATTCCATCGGCTACAACGGCCCCGCCCTGGATGACGGTCGCTTGCAACGCGCACACTTGGCCAAGGAGATGCCGCAACCGGCACAAGGCTATGTATTCAACGTGCAAAAACCGATGTTCAAGGATCGCCGCGTGCGTCAGGCCCTGGCGATGCTGTGGGACTTCGAATGGGCCAACCGGCAGATGATGCGAAACATGTACATCCGTCAGCAGAGCTTCTTCTCCAACAGCCCGCTGGCCGCCAGCCAGCCGCCGACCCAGGAGGAACTCGCGATTCTTGAACCGTTGCGCGGCCAAGTGCCGGACGAGGTATTCACCCAGGTGTTCAAGGCGCCGGTCACCGACGGCAGCGGCATGATCCGCGACAAGCAGTTGCAAGCCCTGGCATTGCTGGAGGAAGCCGGCTGGAAACCCGAGGGTGACAAGCTGGTGAATGCCGAAGGCGAGCCGCTGGAATTTACGTTCCTCAATGCCCAGAGCGGCATGGAGCGCCTGTTGCTGCCTTACAAGCGCAACCTGGCGCAGATAGGCATCACCCTGAATATTCGCCGTATCGACTCCTCGCAGTATGTGAACCGCGTGATGGCGCGCGACTACGACATGATCGTCACCGGCTTCCCGGTCACCACGTCACCCGGCATGGAGCTGTACAACTACTTCGGCTCAGCCGCTGCCTTTGATCCCGGCGCCAACAACTACATGGTGCTCAAGGACCCGGCCGTCGACAGCCTGATCAAGGGGCTGGTCAAGGCCGACACCCAGGCGCAGATGCTCACCTACGCCCACGCGCTGGACCGGGTGCTGCAATGGAATTACCTCTGGATCCCCAATTACTACCCGCCCGGCACCTCGGCCGCGTGGTGGAACCGCTTCGGCCGCCCGGCCATCGAGGCCAAAAACGACGAAGCCCTGGAAACCTGGTGGGAAATCAGCCCCACGCCCCTGACGAACGAGCAAATGAACGCTGAGCTGAAAAAACGCGGAGGTGCGCGCTGA
- a CDS encoding ABC transporter permease — translation MNLSPLNRRRFERFKANKRGWWSLWLFLILFVLSLGAELIANDKPLAVHYDGGWYFPALKRYPETTFGGEFPLEANYKSPYIQELLKAKDAWTLWAPIPFSYQSINYDLKVPAPAPPSSINLLGTDDQGRDVLARVIYGFRVSVLFALTLTVLSSIIGVIAGALQGFYGGWVDLAGQRFLEIWSGLPVLYLLIILASFVQPNFWWLLGIMLLFSWMSLVDVVRAEFLRGRNLEYVRAARALGMQNGAIMFRHILPNAMVSTMTFMPFILTGAIGTLTALDFLGFGLPAGSPSLGELVAQGKSNLQAPWLGMSAFAVLAIMLSLLVFIGESARDAFDPRK, via the coding sequence ATGAACCTGTCCCCCCTCAATCGCCGCCGGTTCGAGCGGTTCAAGGCCAACAAGCGCGGCTGGTGGTCGCTGTGGCTGTTCCTGATCCTGTTCGTGCTGAGCCTGGGCGCCGAGCTGATCGCCAACGACAAGCCACTGGCCGTGCACTACGACGGTGGCTGGTACTTCCCGGCGCTCAAGCGCTACCCGGAGACCACCTTTGGCGGTGAATTCCCGCTGGAGGCCAACTACAAGAGCCCGTATATCCAGGAACTGCTCAAGGCCAAGGATGCCTGGACCTTGTGGGCGCCGATCCCGTTCAGCTACCAAAGCATCAACTATGACCTCAAGGTGCCCGCCCCCGCGCCGCCCTCTTCAATTAATTTGCTGGGTACCGATGACCAGGGCCGCGATGTGCTGGCGCGGGTGATCTACGGGTTTCGCGTGTCGGTGCTGTTTGCCCTCACCCTTACCGTGCTCAGCTCGATCATCGGCGTGATCGCCGGGGCCTTGCAGGGGTTCTACGGCGGCTGGGTCGACCTGGCCGGGCAGCGCTTCCTGGAGATCTGGTCCGGCTTGCCGGTGTTGTACCTGTTGATCATCCTCGCCAGCTTCGTGCAGCCCAACTTCTGGTGGTTGCTGGGGATCATGCTGCTGTTTTCCTGGATGAGCCTGGTGGACGTGGTGCGTGCCGAGTTCCTGCGCGGGCGCAACCTGGAATACGTACGCGCCGCCCGGGCATTGGGCATGCAGAACGGCGCGATCATGTTCCGGCATATCCTGCCCAATGCGATGGTCTCGACCATGACCTTCATGCCGTTCATTCTCACCGGCGCCATCGGCACGCTCACCGCCCTGGACTTCCTCGGCTTTGGCCTGCCGGCCGGTTCGCCGTCGCTGGGGGAATTGGTGGCCCAAGGCAAATCCAACCTGCAAGCCCCGTGGCTGGGCATGAGTGCCTTTGCCGTGCTGGCGATCATGTTGAGTTTACTGGTGTTTATCGGCGAGTCCGCTCGCGATGCCTTCGACCCGAGGAAATGA
- a CDS encoding ABC transporter ATP-binding protein, protein MNLIEIRDLSVAFSSQTVVRNLCLDVRAGECLALVGESGSGKSVTAHSILQLLPQAGTETTGSITYRGQELVGASAATLQKLRGNRIAMIFQEPMTSLNPLHSIEKQIGETLLLHKGMGGKAAQARILELLELVGIQKPQERLKAYPHQLSGGQRQRVMIAMALACEPELLIADEPTTALDVTVQRKILLLLKSLQERLGMSLLLISHDLNLVRSIAQRVCVMRAGEIVEQADCQTLFNAPQHPYSRLLLDAEPDAEALCSDVRETVLQVDDLTVQFPLSGGLFRRKTYLRAVDGISLSVQRGKTLGIVGESGSGKSTLGQAILRLLDSTGSIRFQGEALDPLNPQQMRPWRKQMQVVFQDPYGSLSPRMTVEQIISEGLEVHAPCSLADRDAQVIQVLKDVGLDPASRHRYPHEFSGGQRQRIAIARALVLKPALMLLDEPTSALDRTVQKQVVALLRELQDKYGLTYLFISHDLAVVRAMAHDMIVIKDGKVVERGASHEVFDAPQHPYTKELLAAAHIPL, encoded by the coding sequence ATGAACCTGATCGAAATCCGCGACCTCAGTGTCGCCTTCAGCAGCCAGACGGTGGTGCGCAACCTGTGCCTGGACGTGCGCGCCGGCGAATGCCTGGCGCTGGTAGGCGAGTCAGGCTCGGGCAAGTCGGTGACGGCCCATTCGATCCTGCAATTGCTCCCGCAGGCCGGTACCGAAACCACCGGTTCCATCACGTACCGCGGCCAGGAATTGGTGGGGGCTTCGGCCGCCACCTTGCAAAAGCTGCGCGGCAACCGCATTGCAATGATCTTCCAGGAGCCGATGACCTCCCTCAACCCGTTGCACAGCATCGAAAAGCAGATCGGTGAAACCCTGCTGCTGCACAAGGGCATGGGCGGCAAGGCGGCGCAGGCGCGCATCCTCGAATTGCTCGAGCTGGTGGGCATCCAGAAACCCCAGGAGCGACTCAAGGCCTATCCCCATCAGCTGTCCGGTGGCCAGCGCCAACGCGTGATGATCGCCATGGCCCTGGCGTGCGAGCCGGAACTGCTGATCGCTGACGAACCCACTACCGCGCTGGACGTGACGGTGCAGCGCAAGATCCTGCTGCTGCTCAAGTCCCTGCAGGAACGCCTGGGCATGTCGTTGCTGCTGATCAGCCACGACCTTAACCTGGTGCGCAGCATTGCCCAGCGCGTGTGCGTGATGCGGGCCGGCGAGATTGTCGAGCAGGCCGACTGCCAGACCCTGTTCAATGCGCCGCAGCACCCGTACAGCCGCCTGCTGCTGGATGCGGAGCCGGACGCTGAGGCGCTGTGCAGCGATGTGCGCGAAACGGTACTGCAGGTGGACGACCTCACCGTGCAATTCCCCCTCAGCGGCGGGCTGTTTCGACGCAAGACCTACCTGCGGGCGGTAGATGGCATCAGCCTCAGCGTGCAACGCGGCAAGACCCTGGGAATTGTTGGCGAGTCCGGTTCCGGCAAGTCCACATTGGGCCAGGCGATCCTGCGGCTGCTGGATTCCACCGGCAGTATCCGCTTCCAGGGGGAAGCCCTCGACCCGCTGAACCCTCAGCAAATGCGCCCGTGGCGCAAGCAGATGCAGGTGGTGTTCCAGGACCCTTACGGCAGCCTCAGCCCGCGCATGACCGTAGAGCAGATCATCAGCGAAGGCCTGGAGGTGCACGCACCGTGCAGCCTGGCCGACCGCGATGCGCAAGTGATCCAGGTGCTCAAGGACGTAGGCCTCGACCCCGCCAGTCGCCACCGCTACCCCCACGAGTTTTCCGGTGGGCAGCGCCAGCGCATCGCCATCGCCCGCGCCCTGGTGCTCAAGCCGGCACTGATGCTGCTCGACGAACCCACCTCGGCCCTCGACCGCACCGTGCAGAAACAAGTGGTGGCGTTGCTGCGTGAACTGCAAGACAAATACGGCCTGACCTACTTGTTTATCAGCCATGACCTGGCCGTGGTACGCGCCATGGCCCATGACATGATCGTGATCAAGGACGGCAAGGTGGTGGAGCGCGGCGCGAGCCATGAGGTGTTCGATGCACCGCAACATCCGTACACCAAAGAGCTGCTGGCAGCGGCGCACATCCCCTTGTAA
- a CDS encoding peptidylprolyl isomerase has translation MAKATARHILVSTEDKCNELKAQIEGGADFAEVAKANSSCPSSRQGGDLGSFGPGQMVKEFDTVVFSAPVNTVQGPVKTQFGYHLLEVTSRQD, from the coding sequence ATGGCCAAAGCCACCGCCCGTCATATCCTCGTGTCCACCGAAGACAAGTGCAACGAACTCAAAGCCCAAATCGAAGGCGGCGCTGATTTCGCAGAAGTCGCCAAAGCCAACTCCAGCTGCCCATCCAGCCGCCAAGGTGGTGACCTGGGTTCGTTCGGTCCAGGCCAGATGGTCAAGGAATTCGACACCGTCGTATTCAGCGCCCCGGTCAACACCGTGCAAGGCCCGGTAAAAACCCAGTTCGGCTACCACCTGCTGGAAGTCACCAGCCGCCAAGACTGA
- a CDS encoding ABC transporter ATP-binding protein, producing the protein MNQDNLIEVRDLSVEFVTGDHHHRVVNNVSFDIKRGETLALVGESGSGKSVTAHSILRLLPYPLARHPSGTINYAGQDLLTLKEKTLRHIRGNRIAMIFQEPMTSLNPLHNIEKQINEVLGLHKGLTGKVATQRTLELLELVGIPEPHKRLKALPHELSGGQRQRVMIAMALANEPELLIADEPTTALDVTVQLKILELLKELQARLGMALLLISHDLNLVRRIAHRVCVMQKGCIVEQADCETLFQSPQHPYTQELLAAEPSGGPATNVIGPPLLEVDDLKVWFPIKKGFLRNTVDYVKAVDGINFSLPQGQTLGIVGESGSGKSTLGLAILRLIASKGGIRFEGQQLDRLTQQQVRPLRREMQVVFQDPFGSLSPRMCVSEIVGEGLRIHKMGTPAEQEAAIIAALKEVGLDPESRHRYPHEFSGGQRQRIAIARALVLKPRLILLDEPTSALDRTVQRQVVELLRSLQAKYNLTYLFISHDLAVVKALSHQLMVVKHGQVVEQGDAAGIFAAPQHGYTRQLLEAAFLVPVVGG; encoded by the coding sequence ATGAATCAGGACAATCTGATCGAAGTCCGCGACCTCTCCGTCGAGTTCGTCACGGGCGACCATCACCATCGCGTGGTGAACAACGTCAGCTTCGATATCAAGCGCGGCGAAACCCTGGCCCTGGTCGGTGAAAGCGGCTCCGGCAAATCGGTGACCGCCCACTCGATCCTGCGCCTGCTGCCCTACCCCCTGGCGCGACACCCCTCCGGCACCATCAACTATGCCGGGCAGGACCTGCTGACGCTGAAAGAAAAAACCCTGCGCCACATTCGCGGCAACCGCATTGCGATGATCTTCCAGGAGCCGATGACCTCGCTCAACCCGCTGCACAACATCGAGAAGCAGATCAACGAAGTGCTGGGCCTGCACAAGGGGCTCACCGGCAAGGTGGCCACCCAGCGCACCCTGGAGTTGCTCGAACTGGTGGGCATTCCCGAGCCGCACAAGCGCCTCAAGGCCTTGCCCCATGAACTGTCCGGCGGCCAGCGCCAGCGAGTGATGATTGCCATGGCATTGGCCAATGAGCCGGAATTGCTGATCGCCGATGAGCCCACCACGGCGCTCGATGTGACGGTGCAGTTGAAGATCCTGGAATTGCTCAAGGAACTGCAGGCGCGCCTGGGCATGGCACTGCTGCTGATCAGCCACGACTTGAACCTGGTGCGACGCATCGCCCACCGCGTGTGTGTGATGCAAAAGGGTTGCATTGTCGAGCAAGCCGATTGCGAGACGCTGTTCCAGTCGCCCCAGCATCCGTACACCCAGGAACTGTTGGCGGCGGAGCCCAGCGGCGGCCCGGCAACCAACGTGATCGGCCCGCCGTTGCTGGAAGTCGATGACCTGAAAGTGTGGTTCCCGATCAAGAAGGGCTTTTTGCGCAACACTGTCGATTACGTCAAGGCAGTGGACGGCATCAACTTCAGCCTGCCCCAGGGACAAACCCTGGGCATCGTCGGCGAAAGTGGCTCGGGCAAATCCACCTTGGGCCTGGCGATTTTGCGACTGATCGCCAGCAAGGGCGGGATTCGGTTTGAAGGCCAGCAACTGGATCGTCTCACCCAGCAGCAGGTACGCCCGTTGCGTCGGGAAATGCAGGTGGTGTTCCAGGATCCGTTCGGCAGCTTGAGCCCGCGGATGTGTGTCAGCGAGATCGTCGGTGAAGGGTTGCGTATCCACAAGATGGGCACGCCGGCCGAGCAAGAAGCGGCGATTATTGCGGCGCTCAAGGAAGTGGGGTTGGATCCGGAATCGCGGCACCGCTACCCGCATGAGTTTTCGGGTGGCCAGCGCCAGCGCATTGCCATTGCCCGGGCGCTGGTGCTTAAACCGCGCCTGATTTTGCTGGATGAGCCGACGTCCGCGCTGGATCGCACGGTGCAGCGGCAGGTGGTGGAGTTGTTGCGCAGTTTGCAGGCCAAGTACAACTTGACCTATCTGTTTATCAGCCATGACTTGGCGGTGGTCAAGGCGTTGAGCCATCAGTTGATGGTGGTGAAGCATGGACAGGTGGTGGAACAGGGGGATGCGGCGGGGATATTTGCTGCGCCACAGCATGGGTATACGCGACAGTTGCTGGAAGCGGCGTTTTTGGTGCCTGTTGTTGGCGGTTGA
- a CDS encoding ABC transporter permease — translation MLNLSPVARRRFERFKKNRRGWWSLWLFIGLFILTLGGELIANDKPLVLSFKNELYFPVFKRYTEQQFGGQLPFQADYRSDYVQKLIKQDGGWMLFPPIPFSDDTPNYELTRPAPSPPSAVNWLGTDDQSRDVLARVIFGARVSILFALALTAISAAIGIAAGALQGYYGGWVDLIGQRVLEVWSGLPVLYLLIILSGFVEPNFWWLLGIMALFSWLALVDVVRAEFLRGRNLEYVKAARALGLGDGKIIRRHILPNAMTATLSYLPFILTGAISTLSALDFLGFGMPAGSASLGELIAQGKQNLQAPWLGLTAFFTLALILSLLVFIGEALRDAFDPRS, via the coding sequence ATGCTTAACCTGTCTCCCGTGGCGCGTCGGCGTTTTGAGCGGTTCAAGAAGAATCGTCGTGGCTGGTGGTCGCTGTGGCTGTTTATCGGCCTGTTTATCCTGACCCTCGGCGGCGAGTTGATCGCCAATGACAAGCCCTTGGTGCTGAGCTTCAAGAACGAACTGTATTTCCCGGTGTTCAAGCGTTACACCGAGCAACAGTTCGGCGGCCAGTTGCCGTTCCAGGCCGACTACCGCAGTGACTACGTGCAAAAGCTGATCAAGCAGGACGGCGGCTGGATGCTGTTCCCGCCGATCCCGTTCAGCGACGACACGCCCAACTACGAACTGACCCGCCCTGCCCCCAGCCCGCCCTCGGCGGTCAACTGGCTGGGCACCGATGACCAATCGCGCGATGTGCTGGCGCGGGTGATCTTTGGCGCACGGGTGTCGATCCTGTTTGCCCTGGCACTGACGGCAATCAGCGCCGCCATCGGCATTGCCGCGGGTGCGTTGCAGGGCTATTACGGTGGCTGGGTGGACTTGATTGGCCAGCGCGTGCTTGAAGTGTGGTCCGGTCTGCCGGTGCTGTACCTGCTGATCATCCTGTCGGGCTTCGTGGAGCCGAATTTCTGGTGGTTGCTGGGGATCATGGCGCTGTTTTCCTGGCTGGCCCTGGTGGACGTGGTGCGCGCCGAGTTCCTGCGCGGGCGCAACCTGGAATACGTCAAGGCCGCACGGGCATTGGGCCTGGGCGACGGCAAGATCATTCGCCGGCATATCCTGCCCAACGCCATGACCGCCACCTTGAGCTACCTGCCGTTTATCCTGACCGGGGCGATTTCTACGCTAAGCGCCCTGGATTTCCTCGGCTTTGGCATGCCCGCAGGCAGCGCCTCGCTGGGTGAACTGATCGCCCAGGGCAAGCAGAACCTGCAAGCGCCATGGCTGGGCCTGACGGCGTTCTTCACACTGGCGCTGATCCTGTCGCTGCTGGTCTTTATCGGCGAGGCATTACGTGATGCCTTCGACCCACGCTCATGA
- a CDS encoding sigma-54 interaction domain-containing protein gives MNITDNLKDYQQVRGLAIQSLFEIIEQSSEGTVIVDRDANIVWMNERYAKRFGLKSADEAIGQPCEHVISNSLLRQVVRNDQPILLDIQDTPKGPLVVMRLPIHNEAGAVIGAIGFALFDELRNLSPLIERYLSMQQELASTRSLLRSRQSKYNFAHFIGTSAASLEVKRRARRSASAESPVLLLGETGTGKELLAQAIHGASSRAHKAFVSINSAAIPADLLEAEFFGTAPGAFTGADRKGRPGKFQIAQGGTLFLDEIGDMPLPLQSKLLRVLQEKEFEPVGSNEMLHSDVRVIAATSLDLEAAIKRGEFRADLYYRLNVLPIQVPPLRERLEDIPALSEAILEELRSQHELDREALALLAQHAWPGNIRELRNVLERAALLSDDLVLNAAEIRAAIGTFTPVQRGSAMAPVEGESFSAARERFDRQVISAALRACDGNVVEAAKRLGLGRSTLYKKMVALDLT, from the coding sequence ATGAACATCACCGATAACCTCAAGGACTACCAACAGGTGCGCGGCCTGGCCATCCAGTCGCTGTTCGAGATCATCGAGCAGTCCAGCGAAGGCACGGTGATTGTCGATCGCGACGCCAATATCGTGTGGATGAACGAGCGCTACGCCAAGCGCTTCGGGCTCAAGAGCGCCGACGAAGCCATTGGCCAACCCTGCGAACACGTGATTTCCAACAGCCTGTTGCGCCAGGTGGTGCGCAATGATCAGCCGATCCTGCTGGATATCCAGGACACGCCCAAAGGTCCGTTGGTGGTGATGCGCTTGCCGATCCACAACGAGGCCGGCGCGGTGATCGGGGCGATCGGGTTTGCGTTGTTCGATGAGCTGCGCAACCTCTCGCCACTGATCGAACGCTACCTGAGCATGCAGCAAGAGTTGGCTTCGACGCGCTCGTTGCTGCGCTCACGCCAGAGCAAGTACAACTTCGCGCATTTCATTGGCACCAGCGCGGCCAGCCTCGAAGTGAAACGCCGGGCGCGACGCAGTGCGAGCGCTGAATCGCCGGTACTGCTGCTGGGCGAGACCGGTACCGGCAAGGAGTTGCTGGCCCAGGCGATTCACGGCGCCTCCAGCCGTGCACACAAGGCCTTTGTGAGTATCAACAGCGCCGCCATTCCTGCCGACCTGCTGGAAGCCGAGTTTTTCGGCACCGCACCAGGCGCCTTTACCGGCGCCGACCGCAAGGGCCGTCCGGGCAAATTCCAGATTGCCCAGGGCGGCACCTTGTTCCTCGATGAAATCGGCGACATGCCCCTGCCGCTGCAAAGCAAACTCCTGCGGGTGTTGCAGGAAAAGGAATTCGAGCCGGTCGGCTCCAACGAGATGCTGCACAGCGATGTACGGGTAATTGCAGCCACCTCCCTGGACCTGGAAGCGGCGATCAAGCGCGGCGAGTTCCGTGCCGACCTGTATTACCGCCTGAATGTGCTGCCGATCCAGGTGCCGCCGTTGCGTGAGCGACTGGAAGACATTCCGGCGTTGAGCGAGGCAATCCTGGAGGAGCTGCGCAGCCAGCATGAACTGGACCGTGAGGCGTTGGCACTGCTGGCACAGCATGCGTGGCCGGGGAATATCCGCGAGTTGCGCAACGTACTGGAACGGGCCGCGTTGCTGAGTGATGACCTGGTGTTGAATGCCGCCGAGATTCGGGCGGCAATAGGTACCTTCACCCCGGTGCAACGCGGCAGCGCGATGGCGCCAGTGGAGGGGGAGAGTTTCAGTGCGGCGCGGGAGCGGTTTGATCGGCAGGTGATCAGCGCGGCCTTGAGGGCCTGTGACGGGAATGTCGTAGAGGCGGCCAAGCGGTTGGGGCTTGGCCGCTCGACGCTCTACAAGAAGATGGTGGCGTTGGACCTTACGTAA